GCATTCGGCACATTGTTCAACGAACTCCCCACCGTCGACATGTCATGCAATTCTTCCTCACCCTTCTCATACCGATCAAAACTCCAGTTCTTGTCCACCACACGAATCGACCGATCCTCCGGCAAACCCGAAGCGATCAGCACCGGCCTGTCCCAAACCGAATTGGCATCCTTCAGTAACGACACCAAACTCTTCCCGGCAACTCCCGGCGGCAATTCCAAATCCCCAACGACCTCCACCAGCGTCGGATAAACATCCACCAAACTCACCGAAGCCGACACCGGCTTTTCACCCACCGTCATCCCCGGGACCGCGATGAACAACGGCACCCGACCCACCGTTGCCAAACGCGGCACCCCCATCACCACGATCACCGTATCCGCCATTCGATTCCCTTTTTCCAATGCATCCATCAGCTTGCCCAAGCCCGCATCCAAGTCCCTTTCGCCTTCCAATCCCACCACACAGAAAAACGGCACGCCATGATCACGCGTCACAAACTTCACCGCCCAGTCAATCGTCTTTTTGTCATCGGACACCCCAAAAAATCGCTCATCCCAGGCCGCCACCAAATCATACCCCACCGGCATCTCCTTCTGAACCTTCACCATCTTCGGACGAGCAAACACCTTGCCACTTCCTCCGGTCACAAATCCACCCTGACGAAACAACTCCGGCAACGATGGAATCTTCTGCAACAGCAACGCCCGCCGCCAATCCTGAACCTCCGTCACCACTCCATTTGCCCAGGGATACGTTCCCGTCATCACCGCCGTTCTCCCCGCATTGTCCGATTTGCAGGGCGGATAGGCCGACAAAAACGCGGTCGACATCCCATTCAACTTCACCAAATTCGGGTTCTCGTCGGACACCAGCGCATCGCTCCATCCCTCCACCAGCACCATCAACACATTCGGCCCTTTCTCCCGCAAAGCCTGCGCCTTCATCACCTCCCCAGGCACTTTCTCTTGAGCCTGCGCATGTCCCGACACCAAGAACAAACCCAAACCCACCCACGTCGCCGCCATCAAAAACAGCCTCGTCCTGATCATCCAATTCTTCGTGAGGTCGCTGCGTCGCATGTGTATTGCCTCCATTGTAATCAGATCACGACGACCGCCAGCGAAAAAACACATTACCGCTCGCCACCCTTCGCCAGCACCATTCGAAATCCCACCGTATCCGACCGTGCATTTTCCATCATCCCAATGCGTGCCGACGACAACAACTCATCCGCATTCACCGTCCGCCAGTTGCCACCCCGCACCGTGCCCATCACCGGCTTCTTCCCGTCCTTCGACCCCTCCTCACTTTTCAATGCCGAACTCCCCCCAAAATCGTTCGACACCCACTCACTCACATTCCCCGCCAAACCCAGAAACCCCTTCGCCCCCGGCGGCATCGCCGCCACGCCCGACGGACCCGGCTGCCGGTCATCATATCCCGCAATGAACTCCTCGCCCCCCATGCGCCGCCCATACGACTCATCCGCAAAATTGTCCACCATCCGCGGCGGCGGCCACTCATAACCCCACGGATAAACCCCACGAATCCGCCCGTTCCTCTCCGCCGGATCTTTCCCACGTTCCAACGGCAACCCCACCGCCCGGCTCCACTCCTCATCCGTCGGCAACCGATACCGATCCGCCACGCCGATCAAACCCAACTCCCGTT
The genomic region above belongs to Phragmitibacter flavus and contains:
- a CDS encoding LamG domain-containing protein, which encodes MRRSDLTKNWMIRTRLFLMAATWVGLGLFLVSGHAQAQEKVPGEVMKAQALREKGPNVLMVLVEGWSDALVSDENPNLVKLNGMSTAFLSAYPPCKSDNAGRTAVMTGTYPWANGVVTEVQDWRRALLLQKIPSLPELFRQGGFVTGGSGKVFARPKMVKVQKEMPVGYDLVAAWDERFFGVSDDKKTIDWAVKFVTRDHGVPFFCVVGLEGERDLDAGLGKLMDALEKGNRMADTVIVVMGVPRLATVGRVPLFIAVPGMTVGEKPVSASVSLVDVYPTLVEVVGDLELPPGVAGKSLVSLLKDANSVWDRPVLIASGLPEDRSIRVVDKNWSFDRYEKGEEELHDMSTVGSSLNNVPNAPEHAALEARLAALVPKDWAAYSRAMEKVDYDASADGAVVYWLQAGDEFAAESLPDVTGKGFDMELVFEYRALSDANGTLISAGDARMGFAVHLQDGKPSFTVNYDGLRTSLVAEKALEDGKVSLRALMGVDGSLDVGVTGRDAHGYAPMEGGFPRRLPGKLAVGQRSAVLPAKEFPKSAAFGGEISKVSFGLLPGVTEELRAAKATPVE